Sequence from the Esox lucius isolate fEsoLuc1 chromosome 6, fEsoLuc1.pri, whole genome shotgun sequence genome:
agacaacccccaaaaagggaatgctATTTTCAGGAGGTGGCCAAAGACaactgctctctccttatccttcctgactgattcttctctaattTTGTGTTTCGCtactgtccttgtcactactggtagcatgaggcggtacctgcagcccattcagattGTCCAGGAAGTCCAGCCCCTCCAGGAGGgaacatccatatgtgccgtagCAAAAAGGttctctgtgtctcccagtacagtctcaagaccATGTAGGAGATACCAAGAGACAGGCctttacatgaggagagctggacagggctgtagaagggcatcaacccaggggcaggaccggtatctgctcctttgtgcaaagaggaacaggaggagcactgccagagctttacaaaatgacctccagtgggctactggtgtgcatgtttctgacaaactgtcagaaacagacttcaTGAGGGTGGAGTGAGGGCCAACATCCTATAgagggacctgtgctcacagcccagcaccatgcagctagACTGGCaatcgccagagaacaccagaattggcaggtccgccattggcgccctgttctctttacagatgagagcaggttcacactgagcatgtgaacGACGTGACACCGTAGttaacgttatgctgcctgaaACATCCACCCTGCCTGGTTTGgctgtgggtcagtgatggtctgggaaggTATATCTTTGGAGGGTCGCAGAGACCTCCACTTGCTAGCCAATTGTACTCTgattgctgttaggtaccagaaTGAAATCCTTACACTGGTGTAGTGGGccttgggttcctcctggtgcaggacaatgcccagcctcatgtgtccagtgtgtgtaggcagttcctggatgacgcaggcattgatgccattgactggccctcatgttccccagacatGAATCAAATTCAGAACCtttgggatgttatgtatcgatgcatccgacaccgccaagtagcgccacagactgtccaggagctcactgatgccctgatcctggtctgggaggagatcccccagagcaccatccgccgtctcatcaggagcatgcccagacattgtcaggagtgagTACAGGCATGtgagggccatacacactactgtgtcacattatgagttgccatgatgaaatttaCACAAATTGGAACAggctgtgatttcaattgtttactttgattttcggtgtgagtttgaatccagccattTTGGTATCCATTGACCATtgtaatgtcattttgttctcaaagaacaacacaatataaagattttgatcattgatatatttcgttcattgagacccgatgtgtgatttaggtgttcccttaatttcttttgAGCACTGTATTTTGTGAATGCACTGTACTCAAATCTTCAACCAGAACCGTTCATTAAATGActggaatgaaaaaaaaatggtaTACCCATTTCACAGATTTTAGGCCAGTTTATAGCAGGCAAAGATTAAGACTATTCTatgactgaaaaaaataaactcaaCTGTCCTAGACtcggcttaatctgtgtctgtgaaaccatcCTAAAATAAACATCAAGCATTGTGATAAAAGGTAGGTAGCATGTGCACAAGAGGACACATTGCAATCTTCTACTTTCCTGTATCGCACTTTGTACACGAAAGGCCATAACTGCAAATTGAAAACCACAAATTGGTAACAAAACAAGGGGgtaataaaacacacagaaagctGTACTTCTGATATAGAGCTCATATAAATAGTTATATAATATAtctcaaaaaaacattaatccTGGAGTCATAataggtgcgttttggcaaactTATGTTATATCTGGCAAAAACCATTACACTGCATTCCACAGTActgacacacattttaaaaggtCAAGGATTACACCATGCTTGTATTTCAAGCTATGCAAGTTATTGCTGCTTGGATAAGAGATCAAATGGTAATGTTAATGGGGTTGGTGGGCAACCAGGGGGCACTATTTCCTATAGTCTTAATAGCAAATCCCAAAGACCTCTTATCATCACGGCCACCTAATTATCTGCATCTTTCAACTGGCTCATTTATTTAATCTCCCGCTCCTTGTATGAATAACTACTAAAGATCTTCCCTCTAAGAATCCCTCAAAGTGGTTGAATCCAACAAGAGTTTACTTATTAGTCAGGAatgttgtttgaaatgtttgataCAACATAAGGTTGTTTGGTGATGTTGTTATTAACCAACTGCATACCACTTAGACATAATAGGTCATCATGTGCTGATAGGTAGAACAGTTAGGTAGAACAGTTAGCATTGTTCTAGTATAAAGCATGTGCACATGAAAGGGGACTTGCACTGAAAGGGGACTGAGAAGTTCCAGaagtatttagaaaatatgtcaTTTCTCAAAACAGGGGTTGAATTTCTGATAAAAGTATACAATATGGTCCAAAATCTCTGGAGAAGTATCCATTTAAGAAAAGTATTTGAATACCTCTTAGACATCTTTTACACATATATTAAACATCTTTTACACATATATTTCAATTTCGGTTTAGCCATGTACAAATGCTTCATAAAACCTGTTTGTATTGGAAACAGCATTAAAGATTTTGATTTGAAATCTAACTGCCAAATGATCCAAGttatcaaaatgtgaaaaatatttatacataccTTTTTTAAATTAGGAAAAAGACATATTAGGGCCAAACCCGTTCTGTATGGAGTTAGCAAATATTATTCAACAGTGATGGAACAGACTGATCAACATCTACATACAGCATTGTACACAGTACCAGTAGTTGACTGTAAGGGGGTCATCACATTTGTTACTTAACTGTTGATCAAATAAAAGAAATAGGAATACAGATCTTCTTTTATTTGTTAGCTCAGGTTCACTTAATATAATATTAGATTTTGGTAGAAGACTTAAAAACATTCAGTTACAAGTTGGGCTAAAATAGAGAAAATCAGAGAAAGGGATAAAATATAAACTATCATTCAAGAACAATGTTTCTGGTGTCAACTCTGTTCCTGTCGATTTGAGCATGTCACAGAAAATATAGAAATCTTTATAGTTATGTGCCTCAAATAGGATACACAGCAGGctaacacaaattatttgtttGAGAGTGGGCGCCCTCCTGTTTCCATTGGACTGAGACTGGCCTTAAAACGTTTCACCATGCCTCTACACAGTATCTGTCTTCCCTGTTATTAGGCTGTGTCGGGCCCGCTGAACTGAGAGAGGATTTCAATTTCATTCTTGTGTGTATTCCAGGTGCGACCCGGGCTGGGAGGGGCAGGAGTGTgacgtgtgtgtgagaatgccGGGCTGCATCCATGGATCGTGCCACCAACCCTGGCAGTGCAACTGCCAACCCGGATGGGCAGGACGCTTTTGCGACAAAGGTGACAGAAACATATTTGTATGTATCAAAACGGTCATGCTCACATTTGCTGCGCGAGCGGCAATGCGGAACTTGACATTTCTTTCCTTTGCTTCAGATATCCACGTGTGCACAAATGAGGCACCTTGTCAGAATGGCGCCACGTGTTACACAAACGTTTCAGGGGAATACACTTGCCTCTGTCCCGAGAGCTTTCACGGCAGGAACTGCGAACACAAGACGGGACCTTGTCACAGGAGCAGCAGGTGAGCTTAACGAAGCAATGCACTTGAAAACAAGGCATAAAAAGTTTGCCACAGGCCTAATGCTTCTGCCAAAAACAAATTACTATGCTATAACTCCAACTGTCAACCTGGAGACTGAacatatgtatttaataatgtGACTTTTTCCACCAGGTAACTCAGTTGAGAACCAATTCTAATTTTCAATGACCATGGCATTCAAACACAACATATAAGGGAATAAACATCAAATTAGGGAATATATCGAGACACATATGCAGTTTGTTACAGTTTTTGGCAATGGTGAATTGAAATAATACCTAACAGAGATTACAATTGAAACAGCAGATGTTAAGAGAGCTGAAATAGAGGGGGCATTTACCTAAAAGAGAGTTGCAAATAAGTTGCTACCAGTGAGTCATGCATGGTATAAGTAGAGCGGCAGTTAACAGcagtgtaaaggtcacagtaATACGTGCTGAAGGGGGAGCTGCTGACAAAGCAGATGGCAGAGTGGTAAATTATATACAATTTATTGATGAGTTTTTAACGTAGCACGCCTATAGAATATGTCACCACAGTCAAGGATGGCAGCATGGTCATGTTTTACAGGGGTATATTTTACAGCGTTTGGGGGAAGGATGCCTCGCTATGGAACAGAACAAGGAAGACGGCAGTATTCAGGAGAAACATGTCTCGTATTGAATGGTAATTTCAGACTCTCATAGGGACACATCCCAAACAGGAAACTGCATTCACTACTAGTGTGTGTGAATGACAACAAGCGGTTGTTCTCTCATAGGCTGCATAATGAGAGTGAGTTGTGCGTTTTGACTGCGTCCCAGCTGGTCCCCTGATGGcattcaaacacacagaatGGCGCGCAGCAGTCCTGGCAATTTGTATCCACTAGAGAGGAATCATGATTTAATGGGCTCATTATTGGCCGAGTGGCCGATTGCACTAACAGACGCACTGTAGGCAGACATCTACATTGCaacctccccccctctcccagAATCCTTGGTGATGCAGTTACCAGGGAAACCACACAGGCCAGGTCAACAGGTTCGGGATTAGATTTGTCTTAATCAATGAACAACTGATTATTGTAATTTACACACACTACTAGTGCATGCGGTTTCCTGTTTGGGATGTACCCCTGTGAGGGTCAGAAATGACCGAACAACCAGCACACATTTTTTACGGATCACTTGGAACCATAGGATCAGGCTCAATTTCAGCAATCTATTCAGCATTGAAAATCTATTCGGCCATTCAGAACATTTCCCTTCTGGGTTTTTCAGTCGTCACGTTGTTTTCGTCTTTCAGGTCTCCGTGTAAGAATGGCGGGCAGTGTGAGGACAGCGGTGGCCACGCCCTGGAGCTCTCCTGCCGCTGCCTGGCCGGCTTCACAGGGCCTCGCTGCGAGACCAATATGGACGACTGCCTGATGCGCCCCTGTGCCAACGGAGCCACCTGCCTGGACGGCATCAACCGCTTCTCTTGCCTCTGCCCCGGCGGCTTCGTGGGTCGGTTCTGCACCGTCAACCTGGATGACTGCGCCAGCCAGCCCTGCCTGAACGGAGGACGCTGTCTGGACCGGGCCAGCACCTTCCAGTGCCTCTGCAAGCCCGGCTTCACCGGGAGGACGTGTGACGTGCCCCTCCAGAGCCCGGAGAACCACGCCACCATTAGGAGCTCGCAAGGTTGGGCCGGGGGAGGAGGGGACCGGGTCGGGGTGACTCAGGCCAGGCCGGACCAGATCTCCCCAGGGGCTGACCACACTCAGGGCAGCGGTGAACGTAGCAACGGGGACAGGCTGTTGAAGATCTCAGTGAAGGAGGTGGTGACCCAGCGGGGGTCGTCGGGCCTGTCAGAGGTGCAGCTCATCGTGGTGCTGGCTCTTGGGGGCATGACTCTGGCGGTGGTGGCCCTTACAGCTGGCTTGGTAATCAGGGGACACCGGCGGGGGGGCTGCGGCAGCTGTCGGTGGGGCCCGGCCCCTCGACCGCCCCCGCGAGGAAACCGAGACAGCCAGCCGCCCACTCAGAGCCGCCTAGTCGTGGGGGAGCAGGAGTGTAAGATCAGCTACCTACACACGCCTACGACCCCAGAACTAGAGAAGAAGAAACTGAACACGGAGGTGATTTAAGCTACAGGCTCACCACGTCCACCATCCTGAACGCAGGACAGGACTCGAGAACAGATTGCTCTCAGCAGAGGGAAAGCCACGCTTCCATCCCAGCCCTGCCTCCATTACTGACTGTTTCCAGCACTGACATTAAAATACCAACAACATGCCCATCTAGGAATCGAAACCTAGACAGACACCGGACCAAGAAGACCGACTTCATGGGGAAATGGGAGGAGAATGTATTTCACACTGCTAACAAAAGAAGCATGGTCATTACATGATTATTGCCAGACCACAGGATTAAAGCAGAGGTGGATACTGAGAAATATGCTGTGACGTGTTCTCAGCTACTCATCACAGACAATCAATGCGTAATTCCCTCATCCTCAAAATCAGCTGATGCAGTTACTTGGCATGACAGACAATGACTGAGAGACAGTTTTGGAATGTAAGTAGAGACAATGTCCTTGTCCTGTCATCCAAATTGATGTAACAGTATGTCAATGCTGTTCTTGTCATGATATTATGCCAAAACGTTAGACATGAATACAGATGTTGCCCAATCTGCTCATATATTTCCAAATGAGCTCTGAAAGCTCTGCCTAAATAAATTCCCAGCTTCCAGTGAACATAATTCTGAAATCCAGACAGACAAATGAATGCCTGAGGTTATATTTTAACAATGTACtttaaatatgactgataaaAAGACCTGCAACATGTACTTTGTTAAATTacaattgtgttattttgtaaaGTGATATTCTGTCATTTATGTCAACACTGAAAATAGAATAACAATCACTGTATTTTAAAgctgtaaatgtaatttattttctgtaatttatTTGTGGTCTATTTTGCAATgagtcttattttttttatactgaATTGTGTGCAATAAAGTTGTGAACTGTTTCGTGTACAAAGTGCTGGTTTGCTAAACTGCTACCAAAATGCTTCTAATTCAGCCACAGAATAtaacaacacatactgtacCTTTCTCTATTGCGCAATTACATAACAGCTTGACAGTTCAATAtagcaattgaaaaaaacacattgatgcTACATGGAAGAAAATAGCGTTCTGACAGTACATTTTCCAGAACATAACCACCAATGGTTCAGACTCAGCTCTTTATGACTTTATTCTAATAGACCGGCAGTTTCTACATAATGTAAGACTTACCAGTTAGGTTTCCCTCCATCTAAGCACATCAACTCTATACAAATCAGGCTGGGCCATGAAATGTGACGTGATCCCGCTCTAGAAAAACAGAAGAGGAAGTTACTGAGACCCCATCCTGTAAGAACTGCACCAAGCTTGCCTTGTCAGGTTTACCACAAGACAGATAGAGCTGCCCAGTAACGTTATCACAACATGGTTTTCAACACACTCAACTTACTGTCATGACAAACTGAAGTCACTGAACAACAGTATGACAAAATATTCACCATGAGAAAACCTAAACTAGCAGCCAGTAAAAAAGGGTGGTTGTCCTTCCTCTAATTAAGGTTTTCACTGACCTCTGGCCAGTTATTCAGCATCTAATTACCTCAGATGAGGATTTGTCCCTGAAGCAGATGGTTTGCTATGGGCGTCTAATAGTGTTTCTCCAAGTGGGGACTGCGTCGTCATCACTGTGCTCTGTCAACTGGTGCTGATCTGAAACAAATGGGAAGGCTTTACTGGTGTCTCATAAACAACCATGCAATCTCATCCCATAAAGAATGAGCTAGTGATCCAGAGGAGAGCCAAAGGGTTGTTTTGGGAGAAAGTGGAAAATTCATATTTAGCTGAAATGACTCCTATTTGgcctataataaaatataaataattcctAACTTTGAACAGAACACAGAAAGCTATGACACTCGACACTGTCTAGTTTGAGGGAAATTGCTAGCCAATTCATACTTCCTCTAAGGCTGATAGAAGTAGAGGCTGATAAAGTTATTTTGATGATCAAATACTGCAGTTTCTAAGTGTCATGGATTATTTAGCAAAtcaaaacatgctcaatggttagacaattttagttttttgtataCTGGACAATTGTACAATTGCAGTCAGGTATAGTTGGTTAAATATCCAAAGGACGTATAATGGAGACCAATCCCATTGGTCCTGTTTCCAAAGGAAAACAACTTTAAATCATTATGTATTCACAGACATTCTCATCTCTCATGGCATGTGTTCATAAAGAAAACTTCATGGTTAACAAAATGTACACGGTTGGTTTCAGGCCAgctaacaaaaacatacaaagaaaatgtctgCTCAAAATTCTGCTCCTCAAAAATGTGATCTTTTAATCAAAATTTTGCAATTAAGGTTTATTACCAGATGGACCATTTTTTATCAGACTTGAATTCAGGCTGCTAGGTGATTGCTTTGGGAAGGGTTTAAAAAACACCTTCATTGGGAGGAGGGGAGACTCTGCATACTTATTTATAacagtaaaatgaaaatggttGTTTGGTTTTCTCCTCAATGTCATCCTATAAGTGTACCTATGCCCTTGTCACGTTGCAGGAAATCCCAATGGCTAGAGGAGAGCTGAAGATTGAGGCATGTTTTCCTCTTAGGCAGTCATTCTACTCTTTACCACACTGCAAATGCAACCACAAAGTCAGTCAAATTAGTGTGTTTTGGGACAAGCACACTCGACTTACAACCGTTTACCTTTTGCAGGCATCACCCTGCTTGAGTTGCTTGAGCAATGAGGAAATTCCAACTTAGCCAGTATGCATCACTCCATGGAGCTCGTAAACACACATCAGCCTGCAACATAATAAAGACTTGAACCTAGACTACAGTGAACAGCTTGGCACTATTACAGAGCCCCTTAGACCACAAAATCTTTGTTTGGGTATTTGATTACAATATGGGTGGGAACATTAGCTCTCGATCATTATTCTAGATTGCACATTAGCCTGGCTGATCATAAAATGTATCTGAAGTATTTTGTTATcgacaccgatcagccataacattatgaccaccagcctaatagtgtgtaggtctcccttttgtcactaaaacagccctgaaccgtcgaggcatggactccactagacctctgaaggtgtgctgtggtatctggcaccaagacgttagcagcagatcctttaagtgcTCACATgaccattgtaggcgctttcggacGTGATCACAGGGGTCAGCacgggcaccctgactggtccgCAGCGACGCAGCCCGTATataacaaactgcgatgcactgtgtgttctgacacctttctatcagtaccagcattcactttttcagcaatttgagctacagtagctcgtctatTGGActggaccacatgggccagcatTCACTCCCACgggcatcaatgagccttggccgcccatgaccctgtcatttTTCCTtgcttggaccacttttgattggtactgatcactgcagaccgagaacaccccacaagggctgcagttatggagatgctctgacccagtcgtcttaccatcacaatttggcccttgtcaaagtggctcagatccttacgcttgcccattttttctgcttctaacacatcaactgaggacagaatgttcacttgctggctaatatgtcccacccactgacatgtgCCATGATAAAGAGTTCATCagttttattcacttcacctgtcagtggtcataatgttttcacTGATCAATGTATGTAAAAAAGCAACCTTCTAACAGTGCTAAGGTGTGAATAGagaattaatttattaatttatattcTGAGTGCTGGTGATGACCGGAAGAATTCTAATTAAAGTTCTGTAGACCTCCAACTTTCTGTATTTTCAGAATAGATCtacaaaagaaatgtgtttaagTTAGGTGACCAGATGGTTTAATGTGAAAACCGGTGACATAATTGCATGAAAATCCAAAAAGCAATTTAACATGTAATACTCACGCTAACCCAATCAAATTGTAATACTCGTTCTTACACAGAAAAAGCATTTATCAATTAGCCTATATCAAGTCCTTTCTGGAAGTGATAATATTGCTGCACACAGTGATGTCCGGGGTTACActcagatagggccacagtgtcactggacccccctgtgtCTGCCCCAAGTTTTACGCTGCTATTCGCTACTTTCTAGGTTTCAGCCATTTTAGGGAGTTTATTTGCTCTTTGGGGTGTTCAggttgggtgttttgtaaaagcagtttgtgacTGCtgagggctttataaaataaatgtgattgtttgacTGACAAGCAAGTTTGGTGATAGACATTGGTACATGCAATTCTGATTAGACTACAGCATCTAATTATGCATCTGATTATGCAAACATCAGCTGCAAATTTACTTCAGTTACATTTTGAGGTGATATTTTATGGGGACATATCAAAATGTGTGACTGTTCCCCGGGAAAGAGACCATCTGGTTACCTTATTCCTAATCATGACAAACTGAAAATCCAACTGATGTGAACCTACCCAAACAAGCATAGAAAATGGCAGACAAAAAAGTACAGAAAACGTGTGAGCATAGAATTAAACCACTGCTTCTTTTTAACAAGATTTTCACAATTTGTGAATTTTTCAAACAATGTCCAgtacaaagaaaatgtgattgtaGACTAATAATAACATACTGTAATATTTAAGGTTACTGAATAGAAGGGATGATAACCAAACAATATCAATGTCACAATTATGGGAATTAACAGAAATATTAAACAGTTAACAAAGGGTAAATATTGACACAAGTACTACTCACAGGGTCGCCACTCCAAGTCCATTGTCAAATTCCATGACTTTTCGCTGACTTTCACTGACTAAAGCTAAATTTCTATGACATATAACGAATGGAAAAACAAGCAGCCTTTGTGCAGAGCACTGAGTAGACAAAAAACAGCCCATAGTATTTTAAACCCATCAATTTGTGAGATTGATTTACTAGttcacagacattttcagtACAAAACTAAGTTTTCACTACTTAaatatacacagatcagccataacatgatgaccactgacaggtgaagtgtatAACATTGATACactaatcagccataacattatgaccactgacaggtgaagtgtatAACATTGATACACtaatcaaccataacattatgaccactgacaggtgaagtgtatAACATTGATACactaatcagccataacatgatgaccactgacaggtgaagtgtatAACATTGATACactaatcagccataacattatgaccactgacaggtgaagtgtatAACATTGATACACTAATCAAccatagcattatgaccactgacaggtgaagtgtatAACATTGATACactaatcagccataacatcaggatgcactatgggaaaaagGCAAGCTGGGGGAGGTAGTATGAGGCTTTGGGAAGTAGCCTAACCATAACAATACGGGAAATGGGTGAAATAACCCAATAAAGAAGAATACtgcatggaaaatacattttgataaatggcaactaaaatgtatacatgcTACAAAATTCCCTGATATTCCATGACTTGGACTAAAAAAAATTTGAATCCCCTGACTTTCCATGGCTGGAATATACTTTTTCAAATCACATGATATTACAGAAATTCCAAGACCAGTGGGAATACTGTACTCAGGTTCTAACCTTGCCTCATTCTCTAAACACATTGGACAAGAAAGCCAGAGATCCCTCCCCTCTGACCTTCTACTCTAATGGATTTAAGATAAATTAAGAAAAGGCCAGAGAATGCACACAAACTGGCAGTTAATAGCCAGGACCTAATAAGAGAGAAATGCCACAATAGACTAGTGGACTATCATAATTTAGAAAGACAGAATCAAagtcttcattttttttatgcTATGGAATGTTTATAATTCCATAGCACATAGTGATTTTCTGCAAAGTTTCAAAATAGGGAAAATTGGTTGGATGAGTCAATGTCAAAGGTTTGTGGGCTGTCCCCAATCAAGTCCAGCCCAAGATCTTATTTGTGCTGTAAATTAAATTCAACATTGGAGCATACCAGAGATGCGCACATTCCTTTATATTATGTCTCCACCTAAGTCATTGCCCTGTTCTATAGCAGGTTGCACTTACAAGACAAGATGTTGATTTTATGGTTCTAAGAATACGAGAAACATTGGCCACAGAAGTGACCAAAATGACAGTATATCCTGTCATTTTGGTCACTTCTGTGGTAggctaaataaatatacatattaaaGTCAATTTTTATGATTGTGGAAATTTAAATTTCCAACTAGCAAATATCCCACAATGCTTCATTTGAAAGTATAATTGTTCTAAACCCCCATCAGCCTCTGCATTTCAGGACTGAACACTAGATGTTCAGAAACTCTGGAGACACTCCTGAAGTGACAGCAAGCAAACTGGTGTGAGACAGATAAATTCACAAGCCCAAGAGCCTTTAGAGTGGCAGATGTACAGTATAGACCCCAAGACTGAAATACTGTGACAGACTCAGACTTTGATTGCCTCAGTAGAAATATAACTCATTCACCAGCTCTGGCATGTTTCTACTGCCTCTGTAAGAAATATCTCACTGTGTCAATCATCTGTCAATATTAGGACATCATTCAGTTTTATGTGAAAATAATCCTGCATTGGTTTTAAAGGGGTGAGAGTGACACCCTGTGGACAAAGAGAAACCTGCATCTTCCGATGCAGAAAGCTAGAAGGCAGACAATTCACTGTGCATGGTAGCTATGATTTTTGCTTTATAAGGACTTCAGAAAAAAGACAAGACACTTGCttatgtagaaaatgtattcaaaacacattaaacccaatatttctttttttaatgtaaagtaATCTATTTTTGTATGAATGTGTCCATTGAGAAAGTCATAGAACAAAGGCAGCAAACATATCTAATGCTGAACATTTGAATGCACCTTTGATATTCAGTTCGACTGTCTCAGTCTTTTGAGAGTCCTTTGAAGTATTCTTCCAGGattccctctacctcctcctctttGTAGTCTCGCACCTGGAACAGGGACCCATCAACTGCCCCTCTGACCATGGCAGACAATGCTGGATGGGAAGAAGTGACATATAAGATCAATAACTACAGTGGGACAGCTGTTTCTTATTAGGCAAGTGTGTAGGTTTTTACAATTAGTGCTCAGAGAAAAGAGCTATCAGTtgtctagtcttgattttaGAATTTGCAGTTGATTGCAGGTGTCCAGAAATCCAAGGATCAATGAGGTGTCAATTCAGGGCTATTTAGATAATTCATtgatccattcatttttattgtgattaatcaattaatcagataaaataaatattccacgattaaatgcaagtgttttatttattataatttattacatAACATTAATGCACAACTCAACAagcattctaaaaaaaaaaaacgtatagCATGATGTCTAACAATTTTTTTCTCAGCTCTGTTACacgtacagttgtgctcaagaaattgtgaaattatggcactgattctgaaaatatgactgatcatgcaaaacaactgtattttatttaaggatagtgaacatgcactgagcaggctagatactgagccatggggagcggagaactgtcaaaagacctgcgtaacaaggtaatggaactttataaagatgaaaaagtatataaaaagatatccaaagccttgcaaatgtccagtcagtactgttcaatcacttactaagaagtggaaaatgtggggatcttttgataccaagccaaggtcaggtagacaaagaaagatttcagccaaaacggccagaagaattgttcgggatacaaagaaaaactcacaggtaacctcaggaaaaatactgtctgctctggaaaaagatggtgtggttgtttcaagcagcacaatacgacgatccTTGAATAAGAATGACCTGCATGGTCCAGTTGCCAGAAAGatgcctttactgcgccaatgccacaaaaatgcccagttacaatatgcccaacaacaccttgacatgccacACAGCTTCTGGAacaatgtaatttggagtgacgagaccaaaatagagctttatggtcacaaccatcaacactatgtttggagaggggtcaacaaggcctatagtgaaca
This genomic interval carries:
- the dlk2 gene encoding protein delta homolog 2, producing the protein MPMRYSLPLLLCSCCVLLLAHQGKGQALNCTCNMTNSRCDENSVCRCDPGWEGQECDVCVRMPGCIHGSCHQPWQCNCQPGWAGRFCDKDIHVCTNEAPCQNGATCYTNVSGEYTCLCPESFHGRNCEHKTGPCHRSSRSPCKNGGQCEDSGGHALELSCRCLAGFTGPRCETNMDDCLMRPCANGATCLDGINRFSCLCPGGFVGRFCTVNLDDCASQPCLNGGRCLDRASTFQCLCKPGFTGRTCDVPLQSPENHATIRSSQGWAGGGGDRVGVTQARPDQISPGADHTQGSGERSNGDRLLKISVKEVVTQRGSSGLSEVQLIVVLALGGMTLAVVALTAGLVIRGHRRGGCGSCRWGPAPRPPPRGNRDSQPPTQSRLVVGEQECKISYLHTPTTPELEKKKLNTEVI